From Candidatus Eremiobacterota bacterium, the proteins below share one genomic window:
- a CDS encoding M24 family metallopeptidase codes for MTVLTHIEDIQKTLAEMDLDGWLFCSFRGSDPYASRVLRLEEKGASTRRWFYYLPARREPVKIVHIIEEGQLDALPGEKKIYLSWKELHRSLREALHGARRVAMQYSPMNAIPYVSTVDGGTIELIRSFGVDIVSSADLIQRFESLLTESQLASHREAVEDLRRIVDLTFGEIRRHIAENLTASEYSLQQFVLERFRERSLITHHYPVVAFNEHTANPHYEPLEGSSKALKAGDFILLDIWAKKDAPLAVYGDITWTAFAGTEVPPKYSAVFDIVKRARESALALVEERVTGGRELRGWEIDDRARALIEAAGYGPRFIHRTGHSIGEDVHGTGVNIDNLETQDERLILPGCCFSLEPGIYLEGDFGVRSEIDVYVGNRTVQVFGQPLQQAVVPLMA; via the coding sequence ATGACTGTCTTAACCCATATTGAGGATATCCAGAAAACCCTTGCAGAGATGGACCTTGACGGCTGGCTTTTCTGCAGCTTCCGGGGAAGCGATCCCTATGCGTCGAGGGTGCTCCGTCTCGAAGAAAAGGGAGCCTCTACGCGCCGATGGTTCTACTACCTCCCGGCCCGCAGGGAACCGGTGAAGATCGTGCATATCATCGAGGAGGGGCAGCTTGACGCCCTGCCGGGAGAAAAAAAGATCTATCTCTCATGGAAAGAGCTTCACCGCAGCCTCAGGGAGGCACTCCATGGGGCGAGAAGAGTGGCCATGCAATATTCCCCCATGAACGCCATCCCTTATGTCTCGACCGTGGACGGGGGCACCATAGAGCTTATCCGCTCATTCGGCGTCGATATCGTCTCCTCTGCCGATCTCATACAGCGATTCGAGTCTCTCCTCACGGAGTCTCAGCTCGCAAGCCACCGCGAGGCGGTGGAAGACCTCAGGAGGATCGTGGATCTCACCTTCGGAGAGATAAGGCGCCACATAGCGGAGAACCTCACGGCCTCGGAATATTCCCTCCAGCAGTTTGTGCTCGAGCGCTTCAGAGAGCGCTCCCTCATCACCCATCACTACCCGGTGGTTGCCTTCAACGAGCACACTGCCAATCCCCATTACGAACCCCTTGAGGGCTCCTCCAAAGCCCTCAAGGCCGGCGATTTCATCCTGCTGGACATCTGGGCGAAGAAGGACGCTCCTCTGGCCGTCTATGGCGATATCACGTGGACTGCCTTCGCAGGCACCGAGGTGCCGCCAAAATATTCGGCGGTATTTGATATCGTGAAAAGAGCCCGCGAAAGCGCGCTGGCCCTTGTGGAAGAGCGCGTCACCGGCGGCAGGGAGCTCCGCGGCTGGGAAATCGATGACAGGGCCAGAGCTCTCATAGAAGCCGCCGGCTACGGCCCCAGGTTCATCCACAGGACAGGCCACTCAATCGGTGAGGATGTGCATGGCACAGGCGTCAACATTGACAACCTGGAAACCCAGGACGAGCGCCTCATCCTCCCCGGCTGCTGTTTCTCGCTGGAGCCGGGGATCTACCTCGAGGGAGACTTCGGCGTGAGGAGCGAAATTGACGTCTATGTGGGGAACAGGACCGTCCAGGTCTTTGGGCAGCCCCTTCAGCAGGCCGTCGTCCCCCTCATGGCATAA
- a CDS encoding exopolyphosphatase: protein MRLLTRSDFDGLVSAVLLKAAGVISSRQFVHPKDVQDGLVEVFEDDVLANIPYVKGCGLWFDHHSSEQERLGNLGSFKGAYEVADSTARVIFNYYGGHEKFGHHYDDLLEAVDKSDAAKFSMDEVLHPRGGVLLSFIIDARTGLGRYKDYRISNYDLMDNLIDYCQTLKIDDILELPDLKERTVRYIEHQHWFEELLRKHSTLEGNVIVTDFRGLAETPSGNRFLVYTLFPGGNISLRAFDGKLKNIVFAVGHSIFLRTSRTDVGSLMLRYGGGGHQKAGTCQVPVGEADRVLKKLVEAMKRDG, encoded by the coding sequence ATGAGGCTCCTTACACGGTCTGATTTTGACGGTCTCGTATCGGCAGTGCTGCTGAAAGCCGCGGGAGTCATCTCGAGCAGGCAGTTTGTCCATCCCAAGGATGTGCAGGATGGGCTCGTGGAGGTCTTCGAGGACGATGTCCTTGCAAACATCCCCTATGTAAAAGGCTGCGGACTCTGGTTTGATCACCATTCAAGCGAACAGGAAAGGCTGGGCAATCTGGGGAGTTTCAAGGGCGCTTATGAGGTCGCTGACAGCACCGCGAGGGTCATCTTCAACTATTATGGAGGTCATGAGAAGTTCGGCCACCACTATGACGATCTTCTTGAGGCGGTAGACAAGTCCGACGCCGCCAAGTTCTCCATGGATGAGGTGCTGCACCCCCGGGGCGGCGTCCTCCTCTCTTTCATCATTGACGCCAGGACAGGCCTGGGACGCTACAAGGATTACCGCATCAGCAACTATGACCTCATGGATAACCTTATCGATTACTGCCAGACCTTGAAGATCGATGATATCCTGGAGCTGCCCGATCTGAAGGAGCGCACAGTGCGCTACATTGAGCACCAGCATTGGTTCGAAGAGCTGCTGCGCAAGCACTCGACCCTCGAGGGGAACGTGATCGTCACCGACTTCAGGGGCCTTGCCGAGACGCCTTCGGGGAACAGGTTTCTGGTCTATACCCTCTTTCCGGGAGGGAACATCTCGCTGCGGGCCTTTGACGGGAAGCTCAAGAATATTGTCTTTGCCGTGGGGCACAGCATTTTCCTCAGGACCTCGAGGACCGATGTGGGAAGCCTCATGCTCCGTTACGGCGGCGGCGGCCACCAGAAGGCCGGCACGTGCCAGGTGCCGGTTGGTGAAGCCGACAGGGTCCTCAAGAAACTCGTGGAGGCCATGAAGCGTGACGGGTGA
- a CDS encoding tetratricopeptide repeat protein produces the protein MKKKMPALFLSFLLILSLTGTLMAGQDSEASPQGASMHERLGDSLFRQGKAGEALLEWEKALRIDPAMAPVWLKLGNLYWERGLREKSLYYLEEEAKLSPGYAPGLFMVGLAHYSLGHGHEATKWLSSAILKAPRSGSLPIEASGGLEGPSLPAAKSAFLLASLAAREGDLKRAGFLLSRSLFSPRELFLPGTGEARAAAFRSAMAGSPCTSFFAAGKGERQVFTDTGLELVKNDELRATVMAWGEDDERPFYEKALNEGGDSIISVIEALSWCSLYHERQGDIGKAREMAGEALKRQPLNAFLNFNVGYLLAREGSLTAARPYFEKALGLCPPLSSWGPMNLLRSRSLLFLGLGAENRREALRLLRESLGGDPSRSYEAYLPLAELLRDEDRGNALIYLFEFLRASTIPTGKALDGALAGTCLVRVWKDGRSSLTRTASFTLRQERDLVTPEGYSTGIIIPGGTSDLALTPGGDISGMGKDGARVTVGTLTVVEVDEIEALRPVAGTVGTYHDMPRARKVPSPGLLPFHLNKPALLIRNGELRGWALLKTLAPSAPGLMEAFNGGLADKWTGAETLGESPTTGPGCFPRYYKARAALARGDYEGARRELSSLMGGGNEIVCCLFRLFAISGQGYQRASIAREALEEVGRGLSVKPAPAGLLFLRAWALEKSGDGAAALKAYEAFLESANASERETLPLTLRALIAGIRGKPDFALMETLMPGHPGYIEDLYARSFSPGTAYPQGKDFDMLNATGAERIIYAHGRRGALLLKMKEYEKAIEAYRKGIALRSLENPAAPVFISGGLIMALFNAGRLDEVRNELDLMSSNGSYLTISLARLYTILGDAFRERGEKAKAGECYTMAGKILEHMKGDGLR, from the coding sequence ATGAAGAAAAAAATGCCCGCCTTGTTCCTGAGTTTCCTGCTGATCCTTTCCCTGACCGGCACCCTTATGGCCGGCCAGGACTCTGAAGCCTCCCCGCAAGGGGCATCCATGCATGAAAGGCTTGGCGACTCCCTGTTCCGCCAGGGGAAGGCTGGCGAGGCGCTGCTGGAATGGGAAAAGGCCCTGCGTATAGACCCTGCCATGGCCCCGGTGTGGCTTAAGCTGGGAAACCTTTACTGGGAAAGGGGGCTGAGGGAAAAATCACTCTATTACCTTGAAGAAGAGGCGAAACTTTCCCCCGGGTATGCCCCGGGTCTCTTCATGGTGGGCCTTGCCCACTACTCCCTCGGCCATGGCCATGAGGCCACCAAATGGCTTTCTTCAGCGATTTTGAAGGCTCCCCGAAGCGGCAGCCTGCCCATTGAAGCCTCGGGAGGCCTGGAAGGCCCTTCACTGCCGGCAGCAAAGTCCGCCTTCCTGCTGGCTTCGCTTGCAGCAAGGGAGGGAGACCTCAAGAGAGCGGGCTTTCTCCTCTCCCGATCACTTTTCTCGCCACGGGAGCTTTTTCTTCCCGGAACCGGCGAAGCCCGCGCCGCTGCTTTCAGGAGCGCGATGGCAGGCAGTCCCTGCACTTCCTTCTTCGCAGCAGGAAAGGGAGAGCGGCAGGTCTTCACCGACACGGGACTGGAGCTTGTAAAAAACGATGAGCTCCGCGCCACAGTCATGGCCTGGGGAGAGGACGATGAAAGGCCATTTTACGAAAAAGCCCTCAATGAGGGCGGTGACTCCATTATTTCAGTGATCGAGGCCCTCTCATGGTGCTCCCTCTATCATGAGAGACAGGGCGACATCGGGAAAGCCAGGGAAATGGCCGGTGAGGCCCTTAAAAGGCAGCCCCTGAACGCTTTTCTGAATTTCAATGTGGGATACCTCCTCGCACGGGAGGGCTCGCTCACCGCGGCGCGCCCTTACTTTGAAAAAGCCCTTGGCCTGTGCCCCCCCCTGTCATCGTGGGGCCCCATGAACCTGCTGCGCTCCCGGTCTCTCCTTTTCCTCGGCCTCGGGGCAGAGAACCGCAGAGAGGCCCTCCGCCTTCTCCGGGAGAGCCTCGGCGGCGATCCCTCCCGGAGCTACGAAGCCTATCTCCCCCTTGCAGAGCTTCTCAGGGACGAAGACAGGGGTAATGCCCTCATTTATCTCTTCGAGTTCCTCCGCGCGAGCACCATCCCTACAGGGAAGGCTCTCGACGGCGCCCTTGCCGGCACCTGCCTGGTAAGAGTGTGGAAGGATGGTCGGTCCTCCCTCACCAGGACCGCCTCGTTCACTCTCAGGCAAGAGAGAGACCTTGTGACTCCTGAAGGATATTCCACAGGGATCATCATCCCCGGAGGCACTTCTGACCTTGCTCTCACCCCCGGGGGGGATATCAGCGGAATGGGAAAGGATGGAGCAAGAGTCACCGTGGGGACCCTCACGGTAGTCGAAGTCGATGAGATTGAAGCCCTCAGGCCCGTGGCGGGAACGGTGGGCACCTATCATGACATGCCCCGGGCGAGGAAAGTCCCTTCACCAGGGCTTCTTCCCTTTCACCTCAACAAGCCGGCGCTCCTCATAAGGAACGGGGAGCTCAGGGGATGGGCCCTGCTGAAAACCCTCGCCCCGTCAGCCCCAGGGCTCATGGAGGCTTTCAATGGAGGCCTGGCGGATAAGTGGACAGGTGCAGAGACCCTCGGGGAAAGCCCCACCACCGGCCCGGGGTGCTTCCCCCGTTATTATAAAGCCCGGGCAGCGCTTGCCAGAGGCGATTATGAAGGGGCGCGCAGAGAGCTCTCCTCGCTGATGGGGGGGGGAAACGAGATAGTGTGCTGCCTCTTTAGGCTCTTTGCCATCTCGGGCCAGGGATACCAGCGCGCATCCATCGCGAGGGAAGCCCTTGAAGAGGTCGGAAGGGGGCTTTCCGTGAAGCCTGCTCCGGCGGGGCTTCTCTTCCTCAGGGCATGGGCTCTTGAGAAATCAGGCGATGGTGCGGCGGCCCTCAAGGCTTATGAAGCCTTTCTTGAAAGCGCCAATGCCTCTGAGCGGGAGACCTTACCGCTCACCCTGAGGGCTCTCATCGCAGGGATAAGAGGAAAGCCTGATTTTGCCCTGATGGAAACCTTGATGCCGGGCCACCCAGGATATATTGAGGATCTCTACGCACGGAGCTTTTCACCGGGGACCGCGTACCCTCAGGGAAAAGACTTTGACATGCTGAATGCCACGGGAGCCGAGCGCATCATCTATGCCCACGGAAGACGCGGCGCCCTGCTGCTGAAAATGAAGGAGTATGAGAAGGCCATAGAAGCCTACAGAAAAGGAATTGCCCTCAGGAGCCTTGAAAATCCCGCCGCACCGGTCTTCATCTCCGGGGGCCTCATTATGGCCCTCTTCAATGCGGGAAGGCTCGATGAGGTGCGGAACGAGCTGGACCTGATGAGCAGCAACGGCTCATATCTCACCATTTCGCTTGCAAGGCTCTACACCATCCTTGGCGACGCCTTCAGAGAGAGAGGCGAGAAAGCCAAGGCAGGCGAGTGTTACACGATGGCAGGGAAAATCCTGGAGCACATGAAAGGGGACGGACTCCGATAG
- a CDS encoding sugar ABC transporter substrate-binding protein, translated as MQKFPLTILCFSLLCLLWGCGKGSGPAKTSMIGAVLKSSMNPYFSDMEKGIRETAEARGIKATILVQDRLDAEENAMLIDRLLDTRIEGILIVPEGKKRCMPLILKANRLKIPVILLDTGIDEKLAKETGAQVLSLITSDNLKGGRHIGEYLAEKINHEGSLLLLEGKSDSFTGNLRRQGFKEALQGSPKIRIITAPPAYFNRTKAFEIARETFHSHPDIKGAFALNDLMALGVSDAAKVVLKQKILIAGFDASEEGLKAVKERQINATVTQSPYEMGALGVENLLKALRGEQVPPRIMTKTELVTGEKFKLPFQ; from the coding sequence ATGCAAAAATTTCCTCTCACGATACTGTGTTTTTCCCTGCTCTGCCTTCTCTGGGGGTGCGGGAAGGGGTCGGGACCGGCAAAAACTTCCATGATCGGCGCCGTCCTGAAATCATCGATGAATCCCTATTTCAGCGACATGGAGAAGGGGATCAGGGAGACGGCCGAAGCCCGCGGCATCAAGGCCACCATCCTGGTCCAGGACCGCCTCGATGCCGAGGAAAACGCCATGCTCATAGACAGGCTCCTGGACACCAGGATCGAGGGGATTCTCATTGTCCCCGAGGGGAAAAAACGATGCATGCCCCTTATACTGAAGGCCAACCGCCTCAAGATCCCCGTGATCCTCCTTGATACGGGCATCGATGAAAAGCTCGCGAAGGAGACGGGTGCCCAGGTTCTCTCGCTTATAACAAGCGACAACCTGAAGGGAGGCCGACACATAGGAGAATACCTCGCCGAAAAAATCAACCATGAAGGGTCCCTGCTGCTGCTGGAAGGGAAAAGCGACAGCTTCACGGGGAACCTGAGGCGCCAGGGCTTCAAGGAGGCCTTGCAGGGCTCCCCGAAAATCAGAATCATCACCGCGCCGCCGGCGTACTTCAACAGAACCAAGGCCTTTGAGATCGCCAGGGAGACCTTCCACTCCCACCCTGACATCAAGGGCGCTTTCGCCCTCAATGACCTCATGGCCCTGGGCGTCTCCGACGCAGCCAAGGTGGTCCTGAAGCAAAAAATACTCATTGCAGGGTTCGACGCTTCTGAGGAGGGGCTCAAGGCGGTGAAAGAAAGGCAGATAAACGCTACGGTCACCCAGAGCCCTTATGAGATGGGCGCTCTCGGCGTCGAAAATCTCCTGAAAGCCCTCCGGGGAGAGCAGGTGCCTCCCCGCATCATGACCAAAACCGAGCTTGTGACAGGGGAAAAATTCAAGCTCCCCTTTCAATAG
- a CDS encoding DUF2760 domain-containing protein translates to MGGFIKALQLFFQVLRDRELAEGIERLKSGQLCDPARVLYLFQREARFVDFIKEDLEGIGDAQVGAVARTLHQGCRKILKEYLVIEPVRSEEEGSPLTVEKGFDPSAIRLVGNVSGEPPFKGTLAHHGWKLASSKVPAAPSGQDSSIIQPAEVEL, encoded by the coding sequence ATGGGTGGGTTTATAAAGGCCTTGCAGCTTTTTTTCCAGGTCCTCAGGGACAGGGAGCTGGCCGAGGGAATTGAGAGACTGAAAAGCGGGCAGCTCTGCGACCCTGCACGGGTCCTTTACCTTTTCCAGCGCGAAGCGCGCTTTGTGGATTTCATCAAGGAAGACCTGGAGGGTATCGGCGATGCCCAGGTGGGCGCCGTGGCGCGCACCTTACACCAGGGGTGCCGGAAGATCCTCAAGGAGTATCTTGTCATAGAGCCTGTGAGGAGCGAAGAGGAGGGCTCGCCTCTCACCGTGGAGAAAGGCTTTGATCCCTCGGCGATCCGCCTGGTGGGGAATGTGAGCGGTGAGCCCCCTTTCAAGGGAACGCTGGCCCACCATGGGTGGAAGCTTGCCTCTTCCAAGGTTCCGGCCGCACCCTCCGGCCAGGATTCGTCAATAATCCAGCCTGCCGAGGTAGAGCTCTAG
- a CDS encoding Hsp70 family protein — MKDSKYVIGIDLGTTNSAMAYGDTTVPSGEQRHVIFDIPQVVQAGEVESRPVLPSFTYLPGDHELPEGSLALPWDGGRAFAVGEFARDQGAKVPHRLVSSAKSWLCNGGVDRTDAILPWKSPDEVEKISPVEVSRRYLAHMKEAWDHHPEISGGSPFEDQEIVLTVPASFDAVARELTVKAATEAGFTCTLLEEPQAALYAWLSTMGDKWRKLLAVGDLIFVCDIGGGTTDFSLISVSEEGGDLVLERIAVGDHILLGGDNMDLALAMAVSNRLREDGTKLDSWQLKALCQSARTAKENMLRDMKMKKHQLVVPGRGSKLIGGSVKADLTRDELETVLIEGFFPQVASDDHPERGTRIGLTELGLPYEADAAVTKHIAKFLSVHQRSMARGRDDDGFVLPTAILFNGGVLKSPLICERIVKVIKSWASDESAGEIKVLEGTDRDLAVAVGASYYGMVKKGSGIRIRGGTARSYYIGIETSMPAVPGMRPPLKALCVAPQGMEEGTEAELPGREFGLVVGEPVEFRFLSSSQRNEDNVGTLVEEWDDELQELPALRVELPPEGVEHRVVPVTLRANVTEVGTLELWCVEGEDGRRWKLEFDVREKDE; from the coding sequence ATGAAAGATTCAAAATATGTGATAGGAATAGACCTTGGCACTACCAACAGCGCCATGGCCTATGGAGACACCACTGTTCCCTCCGGGGAGCAGCGCCACGTGATTTTTGACATCCCGCAGGTGGTGCAGGCCGGCGAAGTGGAGAGCCGCCCCGTCCTCCCCTCCTTCACCTACCTGCCTGGCGACCATGAGCTCCCCGAGGGGAGCCTTGCCCTTCCCTGGGACGGCGGGAGAGCCTTTGCCGTGGGAGAATTTGCCCGCGACCAGGGCGCCAAGGTCCCCCACCGCCTCGTGTCGTCCGCCAAGTCATGGCTCTGTAATGGCGGCGTGGATCGCACGGATGCCATCCTTCCCTGGAAGAGCCCAGATGAGGTGGAGAAAATCTCTCCTGTCGAGGTGTCAAGGCGTTACCTTGCCCACATGAAAGAGGCCTGGGACCATCATCCCGAGATTTCTGGCGGGTCCCCCTTTGAGGACCAGGAGATTGTGCTCACTGTCCCCGCGTCCTTTGATGCCGTCGCCAGGGAGCTCACCGTGAAGGCTGCCACCGAGGCAGGCTTCACCTGCACCCTGCTGGAGGAGCCTCAGGCAGCTCTCTATGCGTGGCTCAGCACCATGGGAGACAAATGGCGCAAGCTCCTTGCCGTGGGCGACCTGATCTTTGTCTGCGACATAGGCGGCGGTACCACAGACTTCAGTCTTATCTCCGTCAGTGAAGAGGGAGGTGACCTGGTGCTTGAGCGGATTGCCGTAGGGGACCATATCCTGCTGGGCGGCGACAACATGGATCTTGCCCTTGCAATGGCCGTAAGCAACCGCCTCAGGGAGGACGGCACAAAGCTCGATTCGTGGCAGCTCAAGGCGCTCTGCCAGAGTGCACGCACGGCCAAGGAAAACATGCTCCGCGACATGAAGATGAAGAAGCACCAGCTCGTAGTTCCCGGAAGGGGAAGCAAGCTCATAGGCGGCTCTGTGAAAGCCGATCTTACCCGCGACGAGCTCGAGACGGTGCTCATCGAAGGATTCTTTCCTCAGGTTGCCTCCGATGACCACCCCGAGCGGGGGACGAGGATAGGCCTCACGGAACTGGGCCTCCCCTATGAGGCCGATGCCGCCGTGACAAAGCACATCGCAAAGTTTCTCTCTGTCCATCAGCGCTCCATGGCCCGCGGCAGAGATGATGACGGCTTTGTTCTTCCCACGGCCATTCTCTTCAACGGGGGTGTCCTCAAGAGTCCCCTCATCTGTGAGAGGATAGTGAAAGTGATCAAAAGCTGGGCATCCGACGAGAGTGCCGGGGAGATTAAAGTGCTTGAAGGCACTGACCGTGATCTCGCCGTGGCGGTGGGGGCCTCCTATTACGGCATGGTGAAGAAGGGGAGCGGGATAAGGATAAGAGGCGGCACGGCACGGTCGTACTATATAGGCATTGAAACCTCAATGCCTGCCGTTCCCGGCATGAGACCGCCCCTCAAGGCCCTCTGCGTGGCTCCCCAGGGGATGGAGGAAGGTACAGAGGCGGAGCTTCCCGGCAGGGAATTCGGTCTTGTCGTGGGAGAACCCGTGGAGTTCAGGTTCCTTTCCTCGTCGCAGAGGAATGAGGACAACGTCGGGACCCTCGTCGAAGAGTGGGATGACGAGCTCCAGGAGCTTCCCGCCCTCAGGGTCGAGCTTCCCCCCGAGGGTGTCGAGCACAGGGTGGTGCCTGTGACCCTCAGGGCCAATGTCACCGAGGTGGGAACCCTTGAGCTCTGGTGTGTCGAGGGTGAAGACGGGCGGCGCTGGAAGCTGGAGTTCGACGTGAGGGAAAAGGACGAGTGA
- a CDS encoding Hsp70 family protein, whose product MEASSRYSIGIDLGTTNSSVAYIDRNSRAKRRPIQFLEIPQVVAEGEVASRLLLPSFLYFPREFEVPREQLGLPWDSERDHVIGEFARARSALVAGRVVSSAKSWLCHAKVDRRAPLLPWGSPEGERTISPLDATRCFLCHLKEAWNHDMASHDDGARMEQQELVITVPASFDEAARELTVEAARTCGLSRIILLEEPQAAFYSWLYSHEASWRRSLKGLSVILVCDVGGGTSDFTLIRVEHGTDDLSLRRVAVGEHLLLGGDNMDLALARHMEKKVFHGERKLDSAGWSMLCQQCRSAKEKAFMENPPPEFSLTITGRGSRLVGGASSALITRDEVVSLLMEGFLPDVLYGEPVISSRGAGLKEWGLPYANDPAITRHLSEFLRHHLPGSEFPDAVLFNGGALSPVALQERIVNILEKWRGPGNPLRILPNRFPEHAVSRGAAYFGLVRTGEGVRIGGGTPRSYYVGVEVADRGRGLPPPGTQVLCLVPKDLLTEEVQEIRGHEFSLLLGRPVSFALFSSTRRDEDLPGELHLIDPDELEKLPPLYTVLSHEGTEGEVPVHLRAWITEIGTLELWCVSEAEQWKLQFALAAGPAAAAEKGEEPPSLAPSIARDAKELVAAAFQKKGSQEVKPRGLLSALEEMTHGKRELWPMAFSREIGDAALQVAGRRRSTPTAEASWFNVAGFALRPGFGYPLDEWRMEKVWSLFPHWLQHHRDPQCRLEWWIFWRRCAGGLDEKAQEQIFDRVSPYLFPGRKHIRTFPGPAPVRIEFLEMMRTASCIEKISGHGRSMLGDYVQAHLKSHPEAADWYWMIARIGSRIPFASGADKVLAPETVSPWVETLVSLPWQGSQGAFALSRIARLTGDRARDIDEPLRMAAVKRLRASGCDEELIAPLLEVVEDRTADQSMVFGESLPPGLTVKS is encoded by the coding sequence ATGGAGGCTTCATCACGCTATTCCATAGGGATTGACCTGGGCACCACCAACTCATCGGTGGCCTATATCGACAGGAACTCGCGGGCGAAGAGGCGCCCCATCCAGTTCCTGGAGATCCCTCAGGTCGTGGCCGAGGGCGAGGTGGCCTCGAGGCTGCTCCTCCCCTCCTTTCTTTACTTTCCCCGCGAGTTTGAAGTCCCCCGGGAGCAGCTTGGCCTCCCCTGGGACAGCGAGCGTGATCATGTCATCGGGGAGTTCGCCCGCGCCCGTTCAGCACTAGTGGCCGGCCGCGTGGTCTCATCGGCGAAGTCGTGGCTTTGCCATGCCAAAGTGGACCGCAGGGCCCCCCTGCTCCCCTGGGGCTCACCGGAGGGAGAGCGCACCATCTCGCCTCTTGATGCCACGCGATGCTTTCTCTGTCACCTGAAGGAGGCCTGGAATCACGACATGGCATCTCATGATGACGGAGCCCGCATGGAGCAGCAGGAGCTGGTCATCACCGTCCCCGCCTCTTTTGACGAAGCGGCGCGGGAGCTTACAGTGGAGGCAGCACGGACCTGCGGACTCTCAAGAATCATCCTGCTGGAAGAGCCTCAGGCAGCCTTTTATTCCTGGCTTTATTCCCATGAAGCCTCATGGAGGAGGAGCCTCAAGGGGCTCTCAGTCATCCTGGTCTGTGACGTGGGAGGGGGCACAAGCGATTTCACCCTGATCAGGGTGGAGCATGGCACCGACGACCTCTCCCTCAGGAGAGTCGCCGTAGGTGAGCATCTTCTTCTGGGCGGCGACAACATGGATCTTGCCCTGGCCCGCCATATGGAGAAGAAAGTCTTTCATGGCGAAAGGAAGCTTGACAGCGCAGGGTGGTCCATGCTCTGCCAGCAATGCAGGAGCGCCAAGGAAAAGGCCTTCATGGAGAACCCGCCGCCCGAGTTTTCCCTCACCATCACAGGGCGGGGAAGCCGGCTCGTGGGAGGGGCCTCTTCTGCACTCATCACAAGGGATGAGGTGGTGAGCCTTCTGATGGAGGGCTTTCTTCCCGATGTCCTCTACGGTGAGCCTGTAATCTCTTCAAGGGGAGCGGGCCTCAAGGAGTGGGGCCTTCCCTACGCCAATGACCCTGCCATCACAAGGCACCTCTCGGAGTTCCTTCGGCACCATCTCCCCGGCAGTGAATTTCCCGACGCGGTGCTCTTCAACGGGGGAGCCCTCTCTCCCGTTGCGCTCCAGGAGCGGATCGTCAATATTCTGGAGAAATGGCGAGGCCCCGGTAATCCCCTCAGGATCCTTCCCAACCGGTTTCCCGAGCATGCCGTGTCAAGGGGCGCCGCCTATTTCGGGCTGGTGCGCACAGGCGAAGGGGTGCGCATCGGCGGCGGCACGCCGCGCTCGTACTATGTCGGCGTCGAGGTGGCCGACAGAGGCCGCGGGCTTCCTCCCCCCGGCACACAGGTACTCTGCCTTGTCCCGAAGGATCTCCTCACGGAGGAGGTACAGGAGATCAGGGGGCATGAGTTCTCCCTGCTGCTGGGCCGCCCCGTGAGCTTTGCCCTGTTTTCCTCAACGCGCAGGGATGAAGATCTCCCGGGAGAGCTGCATCTCATCGATCCCGACGAGCTTGAAAAGCTCCCTCCCCTCTACACCGTCCTGTCCCATGAAGGCACTGAAGGCGAGGTCCCTGTCCATCTCAGGGCCTGGATCACCGAAATCGGCACCCTTGAGCTCTGGTGCGTCTCCGAGGCTGAGCAGTGGAAGCTTCAATTTGCCCTCGCGGCGGGCCCTGCCGCCGCCGCAGAGAAAGGTGAAGAGCCGCCATCCCTGGCGCCATCCATAGCAAGGGATGCCAAGGAACTTGTGGCAGCGGCATTTCAGAAGAAAGGATCGCAGGAGGTGAAGCCCCGCGGCCTTCTCTCGGCTCTTGAAGAGATGACGCACGGGAAGCGCGAGCTCTGGCCCATGGCCTTTTCCAGGGAAATCGGGGATGCCGCCCTCCAGGTGGCGGGAAGAAGGAGGAGCACTCCCACCGCCGAGGCGAGCTGGTTCAATGTTGCAGGCTTTGCGCTTCGCCCGGGATTCGGCTACCCTCTTGACGAGTGGAGAATGGAAAAGGTGTGGTCTCTTTTTCCCCACTGGCTCCAGCACCACCGCGATCCTCAGTGCCGCCTTGAATGGTGGATTTTCTGGCGCCGCTGTGCAGGCGGTCTTGATGAGAAAGCTCAGGAGCAGATCTTTGACAGGGTGAGCCCTTACCTTTTCCCGGGGAGAAAGCACATCAGGACATTTCCCGGCCCTGCTCCCGTGCGCATTGAATTTCTCGAAATGATGAGGACGGCCTCATGTATTGAAAAAATTTCAGGACATGGCCGCTCCATGCTGGGCGACTATGTCCAGGCCCACCTGAAAAGCCATCCCGAAGCCGCCGACTGGTACTGGATGATTGCGCGGATAGGCTCCCGGATCCCCTTTGCTTCAGGTGCTGACAAGGTCCTTGCGCCTGAGACCGTATCCCCCTGGGTGGAGACCCTTGTCTCCCTCCCATGGCAGGGCTCCCAGGGAGCCTTTGCCCTTTCAAGGATTGCCCGCCTCACGGGCGACAGGGCCCGCGATATCGATGAGCCGCTGAGGATGGCGGCGGTAAAGAGGCTTCGGGCCTCGGGATGCGATGAAGAACTAATTGCGCCGCTCCTGGAGGTCGTGGAAGACAGGACTGCTGACCAGAGTATGGTCTTCGGCGAGTCACTCCCGCCGGGCCTTACGGTAAAATCCTGA